A window from Amblyomma americanum isolate KBUSLIRL-KWMA chromosome 7, ASM5285725v1, whole genome shotgun sequence encodes these proteins:
- the LOC144096774 gene encoding uncharacterized protein LOC144096774 has translation MSTESEPSPSPSTPPAVVVAHHREPGTFCGTDDVDVDDWLALYERVSAHNRWDPTLRLANVIFYLTGTARVWFETHEDDLTSWDICKQKVRDLFGKPIGRQLAAKKALASRAQTSSEQYIAYIQDVLALCRKADTDMSEADRVGHILKGIANDAFNLLLCKDCSTVASVLELCRRSEQAIRRRISHHFDRLPNTAASSSCEDLPTLRQPSEPANLTRIVRHELEAMTPDVSSLPLPDNTLALIQAVVRQEVANLALPSPRVVDNAHASPDPPVIAAATYSRSFSPRYRYRNPAEWRTSDDRPICFTCSRVGHISRHLRNRWSPPPRPYSFVDRRNDYGPHRFTPRPDPLPDEPAPHARGSSRSPSPLGRRSRSPPTRRSPSPSTSRHFLEN, from the coding sequence atgtctaccgagtccgagccatctccctctccgtcaacaccgccagcggtcgtcgtcgcccaccaccgcgaaccgggcacgttctgcggcacagacgacgttgatgtggacgactggctggccctttacgaacgcgtcagcgcgcacaacaggtgggatccaacgctgaggctcgctaatgtgatattttacctgaccggcaccgcgagagtgtggttcgaaacccacgaagatgacttgacctcatGGGACATATGTAAGCAAAAGGTCCGCGACCTCTTCGGAAAACCCATCGGCCGCCaactcgccgccaagaaggcactcgcgtcccgcgcccaaacttcctccgagcaatacatagcctacatacaagacgtcctcgccttgtgccGTAAAGCTGATACAGACATGTCCGAAGCagatcgagttggccacatactgaaaggcattgccaacgatgcctttaatctgcttctatgcaAAGACTGTTCCACGGTCGCTTCTGTTCTTGAGCTGTGCCGCCGTTCCGAGCAAGCCATACGCCGGCGCATTTCTCACCATTTTgaccggctgccgaacactgctgctagctcctcctgtgaagatctgccaacattGCGGCAGCCTTCCGAGCCGGCTAACTTAACTCGTATCGTGCGCCAcgaactggaggcgatgacgcccgatgtttcttccttgccactgccggacaacaccttggccctcatccaagccgtcgttcgccaggaggttgcgaacttggcactcccttctcctcgcgtcgtggacaacgctcatgccagcccggaccctccagtgatcgcagctgccacttacagtcgcagcttctcgcctcggtaccgatatcgcaatcctgccgaatggcgtacctctgatgacaggccgatctgttttacctgctctcgcgtcggacacatctcccgtcacttaCGCAACCGTTGGTCCCCGCCACCTCGCCCCTACTCCTTCGTCGACCGCCGCAACGACTACGGCCCGCACCGCTTCACACCACGACCCGATCCGCTCCCTGACGAGCCCGCTCCGCACGCTCgtgggtccagccgctcaccttccccattaggccgccgctcccgttctcctcccacacgccgcagcccttctccttcgacctcccgccatttcttggaaaactag